Genomic window (Dehalococcoidales bacterium):
CTGCAACATCGGCGCTACCGCCAGGGCACCAACCTCGGTCAGCACCTCCACCACGTGCTTCCGCACGGTATCGTTGAACTCCTCACCGTAGTAGCGGGTGTGCGACCACCGGCGGGAGGGGACTTTTTTCTCCAGGCGGTTGGACCTGCGGGTCTCCCCGGTAATCGGCAGGACCCAGCTTATCACGGAAATTCGGGCCGGCAGTTCTTCGATAGCTCGGTCAAGACCCTGTGCCAGCGCCTCGCGCGGGGTGAGATGGACGGCATCGATAATCGTCTTGTACTGGTTGTAGAGGGAGTCGTCACCATCGGCAAACCGTACCAGCGGCTCATCGAAGACAGCAAGTTCCCGTGTGGATGGCATCCGGTTCAGCGGGCTGGTGCTGACAAACGCCTTGATATCGGCCTCTATCGCCTGTGCCGGTTCCTTCTGGAATTGCTCCCGTTTCTCCGGTGACAACATCGTTATCTCTCCTTATCCCTTGTCCCGTCATTCTGAGCACAGCGAAGAATCTCTGTTGGCCCGGCAGGGAGTCCCCGCTGCGTCTGTGGAGGAGTTGAGAGTCTTCGTTCAGCTACGCTTCACTCAGAATGACAGTGCTCGGTGTAAGCCTTCTCATTCGATACTGGATTCTACAATACTGAGTGAGGCTGCCGCAACCAGAGCCTGAAGGCGTTGATATCAGCATCACCTTCAGAGGGCATTATGTTATAATTATATATTCAGGGAGGTTGTGATGCCAGAGTTCGACCCACAAGAGTTTGCCCAAACCACGGAGAGAATCAGGGCGAAAGCACTGGAAGAAGGCAGGTTGCTGCACAATCCACCGAACAGAGACCTGGAGCAACTCGCTGCCCGAGAACCGGAAGTCCACCGGACAATATACGACAACCTGGTGGCGGATAGCGAACCGATGTCGCGCGCGGCGGCGTTCACCAGGAACAGTGTCGACCACCGTTTCGGCAAGGCAGAGCGGGAACTGCTCTATCAGACCGAAACGGTCCTCAGCCAGAAGAGGCTGGTCTCGGTAGATAGAATCGTGGGCAACAGTCGCAGCAATACCGTCGTCCGTCTGACAGTTCCCGAGGAGTTCGCTCACGTTGCCTTCGGGGGAAAAAACCTCTTTTTACCGGCAAGGGGAAGGATAGAGCGTCCGGACTACGAAATCATTATGTTCCGGGACGAGGCTTTCGAGGAAAATAAGTCCAAGCCTCTTCCCCAGAAGGACATCACGATACGGTTGGCCATGCTCGATGACGGTCGTGTCATCAAGATAGTGCGCAACAGCAACTACATTGGTGAGTACAAGAAAGGGGTGTTTGCCGCCGAGGACTGGACGGCCAAGACCAGGCGTGGCGGCATTTTCCTGCACACCGGCTGCCGGGAGGACTATCTCCAGTCATCTCACGGCGAATACCACACCACCCGGTCATTACTGATTGCCCTCAGTGCTAGCGGTAAGACGACAACCACCGGGCGGGTGCTGGCCCGAAAGGGCAAGGAAAAGTCGTGGCTGGTGCAGGATGACGGCGGCACCCTGATGCCGGACGGCTCTTTCCACGGCTTTGAGATGGGCGGACTTTTCGTCAAGACGGAGAATGTGAATCCCGGAGAGCAGGAAGAAATATACTATGGCCTGCTGCGACCGGAGACTTTCGGGGAGAATATCCACATAACCGAAGACGGTGACTTCGATTTCTACAACCTGGCGAGCACATCGAACGGAAGAGCCGTTATCCAGCGGCGCGACTTCATGCACGCCAGCCCGTTTATTGACGTTGAACGGATTGACAACCTGATTCTGATTACGCGGGAATCGCAGATGCCGGCACTCTCGAAGCTGACCCTGCAGCAGGCAGTGGCATTTATGACCCTCGGTCAGGCCATGGAGTCGTCGGCCGGAGACCCGACCAGGGCGGGCAAGCTCAAGGCAGAGTTCTTCTACGACCCGTTTGTCGCCGGGAACCGGGCAGACCACGCCAATCTCTTCTACGAGATACTGAGGGGCCTGCCGGACTTGAAGTTCTACATGCTGAATACGGGTGGTGTTGGTGAAGGGCACCTCTATAAGGACATCCAGATAGAACATACGCTGGGAATCCTGGACTCCATGCTGCGGGGTGGGCTGGAAGACTGGGTGGACTCGCCCACCGGCCTGCAGGTCCCGGCAGCAGTGAGGGCTGTCGACGATATCTACTTCCACCCGGAGAGACTCTATTCCACGAGCGAATTCGAAGAGGGCCAGCAGAAGCTTGAAAAGTTCCGACGCATAGCCATCGAGAAGGTCGGCGATGGGCTGCATCCGGACATAAGACGTGTCTTTGAGTAGGCTTACTGGAGACAGTAAGCCCCACTTAGGAAAGTGGGAGCCCACTTCAGAAAGTGGGACCGCTTACCGGTACTGGGATTGCTTAGTAGTGAGGCTACCTGCCGGTACCAGTGTCCCGGAGGGGTGTCAGGGACACTGGTACCATTTCAGGAACAAAATACGGAAAACCGGTGCTGCATAGGCCTGATGGAGGAGTGTATCAGGCCTCGCGGCGGGCCGGCATTACTTCTTGCGCTCCGTGTTCTTTTTCTTCTCTTCCCTTGCCTTGAGCTTGAGCAGTTGGAAGACTGTCTTGGCTTTTCCCGCTATGACGAAACTCTCCATCAACTGCCTCGCCTCTACTTCTGATTTACCTTATCTAAACTTATC
Coding sequences:
- a CDS encoding phosphoenolpyruvate carboxykinase (ATP), coding for MPEFDPQEFAQTTERIRAKALEEGRLLHNPPNRDLEQLAAREPEVHRTIYDNLVADSEPMSRAAAFTRNSVDHRFGKAERELLYQTETVLSQKRLVSVDRIVGNSRSNTVVRLTVPEEFAHVAFGGKNLFLPARGRIERPDYEIIMFRDEAFEENKSKPLPQKDITIRLAMLDDGRVIKIVRNSNYIGEYKKGVFAAEDWTAKTRRGGIFLHTGCREDYLQSSHGEYHTTRSLLIALSASGKTTTTGRVLARKGKEKSWLVQDDGGTLMPDGSFHGFEMGGLFVKTENVNPGEQEEIYYGLLRPETFGENIHITEDGDFDFYNLASTSNGRAVIQRRDFMHASPFIDVERIDNLILITRESQMPALSKLTLQQAVAFMTLGQAMESSAGDPTRAGKLKAEFFYDPFVAGNRADHANLFYEILRGLPDLKFYMLNTGGVGEGHLYKDIQIEHTLGILDSMLRGGLEDWVDSPTGLQVPAAVRAVDDIYFHPERLYSTSEFEEGQQKLEKFRRIAIEKVGDGLHPDIRRVFE